In the Microplitis mediator isolate UGA2020A chromosome 5, iyMicMedi2.1, whole genome shotgun sequence genome, tcagttgtttcaaagatattcgcaaaaaaccgttttttaccatttctttctcccgcgataactctcgaacgaattatccgattgagatggctaaggcggcaatcgtcgcgttttattgagttctagagctgattagattttgaagttgatcgtataagtcgttcctgagaaatcaataaaaaactaaaaacttgtaatttttacttaatcaacaaataaaaactcaTTGCATCTAATTGCATTTATTTATccgtatttaattattttaaacatttaaatacatgagatttaaataaaaaaaaattattaatacttagtaataataattaatttaagtgaaataatttcattttttgtcctacattaatattaagtatttatataaatacttaaTATTGTAATTGATACCTTTaattcatataataataaaaattacacgaAAAAAAGACAAGAAACAAtagtttttttcttctatacaaaattattttgtaaatattaatatctaaTAATGTTATTCTACAGATctattaaacaattatttgtttactttACAAATTGAAGTAGTAATACTTTTGAAATTACATATTcttagaataataattaaaataataataataataataataataataataataataataataataatattaataatgataataataataatgataatccTTCTTTACTGTTGCGttcttaaattttatcttataGACAGCCAAATTATCTTGATTGTCAAATAGTTCGATTCATTTACACACAATTATCCATTACACTCATTACTTATATGTACCATCGTCATAATCCATTCATTCTCTTAAATTTcatgtataattattgtaattatttttctaattgtgATGTTAAAAGGcgataaacattttttatttatttaaaattataaattatttcattgaattttttcttccgTTCATGAAGATGACGTGACTGTGATTTGTGATTGCAATTaaaagagaaaataataaaattatagtaaaaataaaatgataattattttttcttaaatcttataatgataaatcttaaaaaaaaaataataataagagtaCAAAAACATAATATCTTACAAGATTTTATACACATTATCTTTGGTAGCAAttgctaaataaatattacaatttcatattaaaaaataataattaatttgaaaattataatattttataatttcgaaatgaaatagaaaattaatataatgaaaaatattaacaaattattaaataatacacatttaattaatacttattaaTGTTAACcgaagaaaactaaaaaaaaaaaatatgaaaaaaattttaccggtaaaaatttccaattaaaaaaaaaattataattactttctTTTTCGTACTTTCGTTTTTTAGATTTGGATTAAATtcagtcattaaaaaaaaaattaatatttgtcataaattatttgtttgaaAGTGTAACTTGTCAATTATTTaagtcaaatatatatatattaaataatataataaaaacaactaGACAATGAGATTATTTTTGAACACTAATTATTAGGGTAgtggctaaaaattaaattttttcaggcgTCCTATATAAAGCTTCtgtttagtgaaaaaatacgtggagaatttggttttttctttttgagtaaaaagaacacgtgcctcagGTCGAACAAAGtccatttttcgatacaatcgcggttttttcaaatatctcatgaaCTATGCAGATTACGGGAAAAAATcgtaggaacaattttgtaggaaattaaattcttgacaaaaaaggtcctgttcattatttttataaaacgtgtatttatgaagatattttgaaaaaacttttttataaatcaattgagcattttaaAGATTGCGAatgtcaaaaataaagttttttcttaagtatagacaacttcgtaactcATAACATATCAATCATTCATGCTTGTTatagtttctatatacttagaaaaatgttattttcaaaatttgtaatccttaaaacgctcaattcataagatctaaaaaaaagttgtttttttgaaatatcttcctAAATACacgttttagaaaaaaaatgaacatggccttttttgtctaaaatttaatttcctacaaaattgttcctatgagtttttcctttaatctgcatattttatgagatatttgaaaaaaaacgcgattgtatcgaaaaatgagcTGTGATCATTCTGAGGCACATGTTGTTTTtactcaaaaagaaaaaaccaaattctccacgtatttttttagtaaaaagaagctttttatagGACGTCTGAgcaaatttagtttttaatgaCTACCCTACTAATTATGAAAAACCTATCGATAGTCTCATGCGATATAATACAAAATCtaattttgttgtaaaaattatgaaatcaATCTAGACTTATcgatatcatatataattagccTCTATATGCCACCActaacttcaaaaaaaatatctaggTTTTTTGTTTacgttaactttttttctaagtaAACCTACAAAAGAAGCAGAGTGACAGAttcagataaataattttacaataaaaatacattaataatCTTCGGTATTTTGACATTagtagaaaaaagaaaaaaaaatactttaattaaattttatctttgataagaaaaatatgaTGAATTATCTCAACAAGATGAACTTTTAAGCTCATTAATATCAGCAATATTTTGTAACAATGCTGCGGCTTCGTTATTATTTGGCTGTGTTTTACTAATGTTGTAGCGTTGTTTAAGAGTGCTTAATGCGGATAATAGTCTTGAATTTGATGACATTAGCCGGGTGTTTGCTGCATCCAGAGCAGCTATTTGTTGCTCTTGAGCGTCGATTACGCGCTGCTTGTACGAAAGTGCTGCAGACATTTTTTGTTGTTCGCGTCGTAGTTCCTCCTCCACAGAAATCAATCTGTAGTCatattaacaaatttattattattattattattaatttatattatttttttttaagtaatgtCAAGGAAGGTAAAAGACCCATTACCCACTCAATTTTCATGGGAGTaaaattaaactacttaatcTAATTTctaaatgaaaaatcatttttttttatagtttcaaatattagaataaaattttaatcctaagaattatctatattattaagagaataaggaaaattttgttcccaccatatctatatgatagaattagttaatgttatttaaattggtatcattagataggtcttgacttgaatttgtgccttttcatattttaaactcttttcaattgccaagtattgagataaagaaatttatctatatcattcgaattacatttaaattacgctgGAAATAAAGATGATcgtatttcttttctttaaataaattaatactttaattattctgtcactaaatatgactgaatgtcactgaatatatagctatattatttatatatataaaactcccttttggttttaggaagcttctcaaagccaaaaaagtgtgcatagaaaaaaaaaggattcattgacacaaaaaatctttactcgactaaagaaaatttttacttaccccaataaattttttgcattgtgaattaaaaacaaaaatttatttagaactagaaaaaattacttggcgcaaggaattatttcttgaccaaaaaaatcttttctcgccccaagacaatttttgtatttaactgATAATGCATAacatttcttggtgcaaattaaaattttgttgtggcaagaaatcctttttttctgcgtattttataaatttattagtgataTTTGGGTTGctcgtaattaataaaataattatttatcaatcatcatttgttttttaaattacaaaaaaggATTAATCAGTTAAAATGAGCGACTAATGCTACTGATCGGGTTtagggtcttttaccttacttatatatatttttattttgttgtatGTGAAAGACCTGTGAATCTATTTAAATTTGGTGTGTGAGAAATTGCAATGTTTTACATGTACATAACACGTGCAGActtttcattatatatatatttatgtatgtgaAATACTCAAACTGCTGTgtccataaatatttattatattttctcgGAAGTGGTAAGCagtgaaataattaaacaataaaacaatacAATTGTATtcttaattcataaaataaaatttataagtcatcaattattacaaaagtgctgaataaaaaaaagtaaacaaaatagtgaatattatattgaatgtgtgtattttttaagtattttttttatgataaaaaaataacaaataagcttattaataataattaactcttACACCAAGATCCAGATAAAGTCACAGTTACCAAATGCAGCAGATAGAATGCAATAGGAACACataataagttaaaaaataattacatttatcattgagaataacaataaattttaattttcattaaaaaattttttttttcagggaaTTAACAGAAAGATTAACACGTAGAAATTAATAGTGATTAACAGTaacaaaaagttataataataacatatttttaatgaatgtaAAAAAGACAAAAATGTCTATTTCGATGCTATTAATTAACGATAGAAATAAAtagattaatattattaattggattaaataaaaatacctgCTAATGATATTCTTCATTTTAGTATCAGGCGCATTGCCATCAATTTCGGCGTCTTCAGCAGCTCCTAATCTCGCTCGTAGTCTATCCACGCTATTTTGTAATCGTTCTATTTCCATTTCATACTGCAAacgaatataattatattgttaGTTACTTTAAAGTTAGTTAACATCTTaagatgaaaattaattacaattatgaaaaattaatttttaatgttaacaACATGTATAGCAGGTGTGCCGTTAACTGATAccattgtttgaattttattccACGTCAAGTGATCCTAGATAATTGATCCCTTAATATAGACTAAGAAAATAATCGCTGCAAATAAATCATGTCCTGATCAGTGGACAGTAAAAAACATTGTGTATCTGTGTTGAATCAACACACTTCACTGTGttagtttaaaatattaaatcgatCTACTATTTGacactttaaaaatattacttgaaattatcaacatttattgAATGTTACTTAAAAAGTTAATCGATAGTcacggaaaaattattagaaaaatgaaagtaaaatcgaaattttataaatgttaatttaacttaaaagttttaatcattaaaatattaaatttacaatttactgaaaacttaaatttttaaattattttttcgctaACTGAAAtgtgtttttgttttttttttttaaatcaattgattTACTATTGACAACTGCTATGAAATATTacgtgttttttttaaatcttaacttcaataaaaacattttgtgctatcaaaaaattcacgattcaaaaatgtaaagtaaaagttagcatttttttttgtgacgtcagacatttaaaaaatattgaattcaTTTCTCGTATTAGCCGAATTTTGGGttgaaatttaatacaattttagtgataaaatttaacacaaatagtcTGTGCAATACTGTCCAATTTTTTGTATGAATCTTTGGAACcacaataacttttgaaaaatataataaattggcctaattttttttttcttaattctgTATCTTTTGTCACACGAACCCTTTTGAAAATCACTATCTAACttctttttgtttaattgtaattaatgaaaaaaaaaaacttaaaaccggtaattcataaaaaattaagctgccattttctatttttcttatcattattttttcttttttttcctttaccaACTCTGGCAGCAGCACAAGTGTGGcagtagaattaaaaaataaagtgttatctaaataaaattttaaataacaaaaaagaaactgacagaaaaaaataaaaataaaataaataattaaaaataatcaaagtcatatctatcatttttttttccactgtgTGGGATCAATTGTCTGGGATCAATTGACATGAAACCGTGTAGTATTattgtattaataaaatagcatttaataattaaaatttaaaaaaacatatatgtaaatataccTGATCAATACTTCGATGACTACGTGATTTGTTTCGTCGATTCGGACAGTTTTCTTCTTCACTAGTGTCCGATAAATCTCTCGTCGAGTCTAAAGACAACCGTCTCATAAGTTTTGTACAACAAGTATTTTGGTTTTGTTCAACATTTCGATAATTTGGATTGGCCTGTCTCCATTGATGTTGCCCATTTCGTTGATTATTTCTCATATTATTTGATTGTTGAGTCTGTGGTAGTGGACTTAAATCAACACCACAGACACCTTCAACGCCATTACCACCATTCCCACTGCCACCACTACCGATTTCTCTTTCTTCAGAGCTACTGCTTCCTCTTCTACCATTTCTCCCATGATTACCCTCCATATGATACACTGGATTTGCAAAAGCAAGTGGAGCAGCATTTATAATATGAGAATTCGTGTTATTACTGAGTTCAACGGGGCTCGAACTTTGACTATAAGCAGCGAAACTTTGATATCCAGATGACGCGACATTACTTAATTGTGATATCGATATCTGTGATCCCTTTTGTGATTTAGATTCCGATACTTCATCATCAGCATACCTCAATAAATCAGAAATTTCATCGAGATTACCATTTGTACTCGCTATTGttttaacattattattattattgttattattattataattattattatttggttGATTGTTTATTGATAATGTGAGATTCGCAGTAGGGTTAATATTTATTGGATTGGCATTGACTGTTGTCTtggtaatattattataattttgttgtATTTGATTAGCATTCTCTTCTCTATTGCATTGATTTCTGCTACTTGATCTTgacatattataattattatgattataattgtCATCATGTTGATCATGACCCATCAATTTACCCGGTATATTATGCTGCCGATTAATAATACCTGTACCAGTAATTACCTGATTAGTTTGattaacgtttatattataattagcATCTTTAAGATTATTATGACTTTCTGATCGTGTCGGGCTTGTTGGATTATTCTGACAATGATTGACATTTGCGAGACTGGCGCTTGTGGTTAATCGATAACCAGTACGATTTAATAACGTAGGTCTGTGTTGACGTGTAACTGGAGTTGGTGATCGTGATACAAAAGCTGGTGGTTCCAACGGATGATAATCATCAGATGTTATTTGTAATTGTAGTTTACCATTTGTTGGAAGGTATGCATTCCGTGGGAGTGTTGCTGCTCTTATAACATTTGGTGATCTCGTTATATTTCCAGTGTGTCCGAGAGTATTGCTCTGTAATACTTCATTGCTGTCTCTTAATGTCCCATTCAATGTACTGTGATTACTTAGCGTTGATGATGCGGACACAGAAAGATTTGAATTACTGTTGACTATTGTTGGATCGTTGTAacgaaaaatgttattttgaaGACTTGGATACCGATGGGCTGTTGATATTGGACTAGGTCTGGGTTGATCTAATGCCTGGGAAATTCGGTCAAGAATATCTGGTAGTTTTGATGGAGGTGATGACGGTGATGATGAAGCTGTTCCGGCAATACTTTCTCGTAAAAGTGCGTGCAATAGTGACAGTTGTTTTCCTAAATCTATATACCCATCAAACTCAAGAGAATTATTGGATGGGGCATCTTTTGATACTGGACTACTGATTAATAACAAGAAGTTTTTCATCGCTGGCGCTTCACGTTCCAGTATATCGTTCATAAattccataaaattttctttacccTGAAATCTTGTGAAATTAGCGAGAGTTTGTAAACTCTTAGCCACCAGAGTAAGATTTCTTGCTGCTTTTTCATTGGGATATTCGTGCGTTATGTTGAATAACGAAGGACTTAATATGGCTGGACATAAAAATCGTAAGAAAATAGATGCAGATATTAAATTGTCTGCAATATCTTCACGTCCAAGTTCCGCTAATCGTTCGCGAAATATTCTAAAACATTCACGTAATTCTAAAGGAAAATGTGCGTGACTTGATAATATTCTACTCCATGCTAATTCAACTGCTGCACGTAAATTCTGTTGTTGTTTGTGTAATGCCGCTAATGATGATACTTTTAGAGGATCCACTTCACAGTCACCACCATCGACAGCCCCACGAACTACAGCTCCCAGAGTTTCTTGTAGATAACGATCACCAGTTAATTTAAGATAAGCTTCCATAGCTTTTGTTGCCAGTGAATTACCACGAAAAGTCAATCTTTCATCATCGATTCGATGAATGTCCATCATTACTAAATCAGCTAAAAATTGTGGTGCCTTTTTTTCACGCTGCATCACTGCTACTAGTGCCGTAGCAATGTCTTCTTTTGCTTTGACACCAATTACTGGTTCTAGTCTTTCACAGAGCGACGCATAATCTGTCTTTAAATACTCAAGAAATTCTTGATAAACATGAACAGGTAAAATGTCGACTGATTGAAAACGGCATTTAACACGTAGTGCTGGCGGTTCTTTTAATACTCCTTTGTCACTTTGTACAGGGTACCATTTTTCAGTTAGATAACGTGACGTTACATTTTGTACGGGTATACTAACGGAACCTATCAATACATTCTtgtctctctttttttttctgtcagcTTCTCTATACAAATTTACTTGTATTGTGTTGACTGATGGTAAATGATGAAAGTCAAAATGCTCGCCCCAAAAACATAATTctgtttttaattttgctgTTGTACGAGCGTATAATGTATTGTCCAAACATACTTCACAAAAGTAACGCTTTTTTGTAGGTACACCTTTGGCTTCGAGTAACCATATCTGCAGTGAATTGTCAGTTCGACGAGTTTGCTCAGCATCTGGTTGAACTGATTTCCTCAGACTgtaaatacaatttatatatttaaatatttatcaacagtGTATAGTTTAATTAAGGCCATTCTTACACGCCCCCCCCCCTTTCccacactttttaaaaatattcaatgattttAAACTTTCATAATCATGTCGAAAAATCAACAGCGtaggtatgattttaaaaaaaattacttattggagttgttttaaattttctgtgtGAGTGGCGGGGAAGGGGGAGGTCGAAAAATTGTCTAAAAATGCCcttaaaaaaacaagaataatgtaaatagatttatttattaacctgTGTAACCATTGATCTCTTTCATGAGCCGTTCGACAACTAAAATATTTCGGTGGACCATTACTTGGTGTCACTTGAAAACAATGTGGTCTACCCAATAGACTTGGATGTAATGGTGTGACCGCTGCAAGATCCATTGATGTCACAGCTTGTCCACACAAAAGTGACTCGTGTGAACGGCAACCTCTTAGACCTGCTCCCCGCTGCTTCTGGCGCTCAAGTTTCGTCACACTTTTCGTTCTCTTCAAGGGATTCGAGCGGAACGATCGCttagaaaaaaagttctgaaatatataaataaacataattatttcattggcaataaatattttacaaaattactgacagttgttattaattagcaactaattgataaaaaatctttacgtcaagattataattcaaaattttaaatttttaaaactaaaattgatttaacaaatttcgttaAATTCCTTATAGATAACAActgtaactaatttttttaaaatcaatattctaacaaaattataactgcgttttgtatttttcatcgggtgctttaatttttttttaaatgtaattataacAGAATGTTTaagagatttttgaattttaatatttccatAAACGCACGTGTAACAGAATAGATTTTTTGACCGATTTCtgaacaaaattataattttacagtTACGAGATTTACCCAGAAAGGGGACGATATCCCACTTtcctccctaggtgtgtaatatactaatgtaatttttaaattgacaattaaattCTTTCGGTAAaactacaataataataaaagtcaaaaaaatatccgAGTAAATTGTTAAggttttaataaacaattaaattaaaaatgtattttgtaAACTGAGTAGTGATACTGGGCAGTTGCGCAGGACTGAAGTTTGCTcgtttattgtaaaaaaaaaagaataatactaaagtaataaatatgaattcgCAAAAGTAGTTATGATTTAGAACTATAATTTCAGTGAAAGGtataattattacaagctACTTTCaacatttatattcaaaagtatttgataaataacttccggattatttattatacgtCTGTTAcatcttttatattattttacgtaatatttttaatattaatatttacccgtgtagaaaaatagtttattatgacattatatactttattatttttattatttctttttgttGGGTTCACAcacattttaaaactttttcattcaattattattatttttttcttttctctaATAGTTTATGTCAATAgcctttaataataaattatcattatcataatatatcacaacatgtgaaaaaatttttatcacataGTGCCTTTGTCTACTGTCAATGATAAGGATATTACGTACTACTTGACACAATTTTccgttataaaaatttaaattaaatcacaGTAAATTCATTTCAGTAcactgttaaaatttttccttaaatTTAAACCGAATTACTTGAAGTTTTTAACgtataaattaacttatttacatactttattTTTCCGTTACTTCAAATTTCCAAGTCAcaaaagacataaaaaaaaattaaaatcacacggtattttaatttattattcttcaaTTATCGTTTTGAAATCATTCAtagttcaattaatttaatattaagtCTTTACCAAAATATTCACCTCAAGTCTTTaccaaaattacaattatcaaaaactcGTTAAAATTTctcgtgaaaatttgagcccttaatattgatattgagaggtgtatcatcgcaatttttgattttttgttaatgagcgagtttttgtctcataactctcaaacaATCGAGAAAAACAAAATAGACTTGAATACAtttcttgtagaaaattgaatgctctacaaaaaaggtctgattaaaattttttgtcagatgaatcgtttccttataatcatgccttgaacattggtatgattttacaatttgattgttcaactttgaaattttgtaattaatgtaaaaatcagtttccaaaaaaaagccaatgaatattctcaaaggaaattgaacgctatacaaaaaaagtttcttaacaatttttgctaaattcactccttcaaaagttattcaaggttgaagttgagtcaaaacgacttCAATAACCAATGTTCTAGGCATGATTATAAGAAAACGGTTcatctgacaaaaaatttcaatcagaccttttttgtagagcattcaatttcctacaagaaatGTATTCAAATCtatttcgtttatctcgattgtttgagagttatgagacaaaaatccactcattcaaaaaaatcaaaaattgcgatgataaacctcttaatatcaatattaagggctcaaattttcacaataatttttttttgtcgtcccaaataatattttcacagtatcgttaaaaaaaaaaaatagtcgatttttttggcccagtttaatattcataaaatttttgtaataggATAGTAGTAATTGTGAATCTACGAAAATTAGTAAACTATTATTgtattaaatacataaaagtgcttattattgataatgaaTTACACTTCTCactacttaatattaatttttaatattctgcttactaattattgacgataaatttcactttttactattttgagtgaattttcaatatcaaatattttttatgtatgaatattaaaaaaaaaatttaacagtgTATActttcttatgaaaatttgtatttatataatgataaagtttttaaaagtaatttgatgtacatttatattatttaaaaagaagtaaaatgTCAGTTTAAAATAAGTATGTTCAAAGCGCGACGAAATCTCAGTGACGACTGCAGATGCTTGGGTACCATCTCACCTCATTCGTCTAACGAAGTCAAGGGATCCTTGGGGCTCCACTTGAGCACCGGGAGCACACCTTTGTATCGTAAACGAAAAAGAACCCCAGTCTACATCTACAATCTACATCTACATTGAGGTATATACATTAATATGTAAGAAGCACTTACATTAAAGTAGGGTATAAGGTCGATTCTACTTTTCTttcatatgtaaaatataaattcagtaaattttatttctttatctaACTTACACAGACGAATGGATactctgaaatgtttcgcgtatttttatttacttttcatCAGAGGGTTctcaaactttaaatttatataaagtaaAAGACCCTAAACCAGATCAGTGCacactaaaaaatattgtgtatctgtgttaaaagcggtccgtgttaaattttttgtgttgattatttcGTGTTAAATCAACACATTTCACTttgttacttaaaaattttgaatcgatctattatttgatactttaaaagtgttacttagtacaaaaattgtaattatcaacatttatgaagtgttactttaaaattaacacaaaatatatgtcaaaaagtcAATCGATAGTCACAAAAGGattattagaaaaatgaaAGTTAAATCAACAATTTAcaaatgttaatttaactcaaaaattttaattattaatatattaaatttaccatTTACTAAAAGCTGGAATTTGtatcattataataaaaaaaatttgggcaTCGGTTGGGCCTGCGGGCCGgctccaaaacttcccgctgttttcgagcttcttGAGCTTGAATCGATCATTGAaatcgtttttgagaaatttaaaaaaaaacaaaaaaaaattttttttttgtacacagaaaaaacagttaacttggttcaagaaaaatattgtctaCTGAATTTCCtttcttgattcaataaaaatgtacacttgattcaaaaactcttttttggttcaagacagtaaactctcttgctccaaaaatatttattttcgaagtgaaattgaaaatttattgattcaaggaaaaaaattcttggctaaAGAAAATAAGTTATCTCACTCCAAAAAATCAAgattttgaacgaaaaaaagtttacttgggcccaagaaaaaaaattttgttgctccAAAAGTTtgtttctttaataaaaataaaaaattttttcagtcagGAATGTATTCTTTCTCCGAAAGATTGACGTGttgatttttaacaaataattcattatcaagattattctcaaaattaaaattttattttaatatttaaaattataagaaaaaaaaatgatatttcatttaatttgcCGATTTATACATAGAGTGGCTTAATCTCACTCCATTGAAAAGTGAACGGATGGGTCTTTTGCcttaaataaatgtttgttTAATCCTCAGGGTAGATTTGcgtaatttaatatattgcgGTTATTCaaaactattaataataataataacaatacatTAGTGATGACATGGATAATTTAATGGTATATATTTTTGGTCGCGTGCtgatttgattaattatatgtTTTGGTAATCTTTTAATCGTATTTTTCATGGTACATTTAAATTCAAGATTTAAGGATTTAGGGATCAATAACAATGTTATTGTTATGTTGAGTTTACATAAAAGATTAAATCAAgcaaataaaatcaaatgtatagtataagtatttaaattattttcgaatctaatggaggttgaaaaaaaataataatagtaataaaaattgttagccATCACGAGGTATTTTTCTATTTGTCATTTGAATTCTTgcatgttaaataaaataaatcgataATACCA is a window encoding:
- the LOC130667379 gene encoding ras GTPase-activating protein raskol isoform X2, which codes for MALCQHGTASSSSSELREFIITEDESAIGDNISIFEPLSDSCGESDMEGLDFSLFEPQVEPNCCHQDSRVYSGILDLLMHYCEPECCVSETAGESCWEPCYCVLLQDEQTLTAYRSEDMALFAGAGCVFRAHDKIGDAMFVELPRIRLDGGARAFRQHWGYELRPLAPPPPLIEEDEGGIEPETVSLREANTASPIASFVRKARTLPAKGYHQQRHTMHPELSCLSNLKIDANLSLPPCELKSLSLPRGFPPPENEDSSKDTSYEKACRRGSAPATPVLGARPLDVTPNRIVNFFSKRSFRSNPLKRTKSVTKLERQKQRGAGLRGCRSHESLLCGQAVTSMDLAAVTPLHPSLLGRPHCFQVTPSNGPPKYFSCRTAHERDQWLHSLRKSVQPDAEQTRRTDNSLQIWLLEAKGVPTKKRYFCEVCLDNTLYARTTAKLKTELCFWGEHFDFHHLPSVNTIQVNLYREADRKKKRDKNVLIGSVSIPVQNVTSRYLTEKWYPVQSDKGVLKEPPALRVKCRFQSVDILPVHVYQEFLEYLKTDYASLCERLEPVIGVKAKEDIATALVAVMQREKKAPQFLADLVMMDIHRIDDERLTFRGNSLATKAMEAYLKLTGDRYLQETLGAVVRGAVDGGDCEVDPLKVSSLAALHKQQQNLRAAVELAWSRILSSHAHFPLELRECFRIFRERLAELGREDIADNLISASIFLRFLCPAILSPSLFNITHEYPNEKAARNLTLVAKSLQTLANFTRFQGKENFMEFMNDILEREAPAMKNFLLLISSPVSKDAPSNNSLEFDGYIDLGKQLSLLHALLRESIAGTASSSPSSPPSKLPDILDRISQALDQPRPSPISTAHRYPSLQNNIFRYNDPTIVNSNSNLSVSASSTLSNHSTLNGTLRDSNEVLQSNTLGHTGNITRSPNVIRAATLPRNAYLPTNGKLQLQITSDDYHPLEPPAFVSRSPTPVTRQHRPTLLNRTGYRLTTSASLANVNHCQNNPTSPTRSESHNNLKDANYNINVNQTNQVITGTGIINRQHNIPGKLMGHDQHDDNYNHNNYNMSRSSSRNQCNREENANQIQQNYNNITKTTVNANPININPTANLTLSINNQPNNNNYNNNNNNNNNVKTIASTNGNLDEISDLLRYADDEVSESKSQKGSQISISQLSNVASSGYQSFAAYSQSSSPVELSNNTNSHIINAAPLAFANPVYHMEGNHGRNGRRGSSSSEEREIGSGGSGNGGNGVEGVCGVDLSPLPQTQQSNNMRNNQRNGQHQWRQANPNYRNVEQNQNTCCTKLMRRLSLDSTRDLSDTSEEENCPNRRNKSRSHRSIDQYEMEIERLQNSVDRLRARLGAAEDAEIDGNAPDTKMKNIISRLISVEEELRREQQKMSAALSYKQRVIDAQEQQIAALDAANTRLMSSNSRLLSALSTLKQRYNISKTQPNNNEAAALLQNIADINELKSSSC